From the Salinimicrobium tongyeongense genome, one window contains:
- a CDS encoding TrmH family RNA methyltransferase yields the protein MQATHHTTPFQKKQFPIVLVLDAITSPANIGSFFRLGDAFGIEKMLICESSADLQSNRLKRTARATIKNVTFEERENSEAACRELKAAGYKIVAIEVASESIPIEKCHFRAEDKIALVLGNERLGIKKELLELADNLLHINMFGENSSMNVTHAAAIALFEITKRLQPVP from the coding sequence ATGCAGGCCACCCACCACACCACCCCTTTTCAGAAAAAACAATTCCCGATTGTGCTGGTTTTAGACGCCATAACGAGTCCGGCGAACATTGGGAGTTTTTTCAGGCTGGGCGATGCCTTTGGGATTGAAAAAATGCTAATTTGTGAATCTTCAGCAGACCTGCAAAGCAACCGGTTAAAAAGAACGGCAAGAGCCACTATCAAAAACGTCACTTTTGAAGAACGCGAAAATTCCGAAGCAGCCTGCAGGGAGTTAAAGGCAGCAGGCTATAAAATCGTGGCTATAGAAGTGGCTTCAGAAAGCATCCCTATTGAAAAATGCCATTTTAGGGCCGAAGATAAAATTGCCCTGGTGCTGGGAAATGAACGCCTCGGAATAAAAAAGGAACTCCTCGAATTGGCCGATAACCTGCTGCATATTAACATGTTTGGCGAGAACAGCAGCATGAATGTCACCCATGCCGCGGCCATTGCGCTTTTTGAAATCACAAAAAGGCTGCAGCCAGTTCCTTGA
- a CDS encoding THUMP-like domain-containing protein produces MAFRGSPFEGISTQELLVQLSGKKKAEKKLPLWFGTRGIIYPPNLNLEQTSSEVTAKYKASLVAGASLADLTGGFGIDSYYFSEKIEKVQHLELNPELQEIAEHNFEVLGAKNVISEACDALNFLKNTSERFDWVYIDPSRRDEAGGRVFFLSDCLPNVPENLDILQEKAENILIKTSPLLDLQAGLNELENVREIHVVAVDNDVKELLWVLNKNASEGIEIKTVNFQKKEKQVFNGIFGGNPPENYSEPKNFLFEPNAAIMKSGLFGRLGNELGLEKLHPNSQLYTSDAPVNFPGRRFKVLQILPFRKKQLKKDLQLKKANITTRNFPESVAELRKILKIKEGGESYLFFTTLQNEEKVVLLCQKS; encoded by the coding sequence ATGGCATTTCGGGGCAGCCCTTTTGAAGGCATTTCCACGCAGGAACTTTTAGTGCAGCTGTCGGGCAAGAAAAAAGCAGAAAAAAAATTACCGCTGTGGTTTGGTACACGAGGCATCATTTACCCGCCAAACCTCAATTTAGAGCAGACCTCTTCTGAAGTTACCGCCAAATATAAAGCTTCGCTGGTGGCAGGAGCGAGTCTGGCCGATCTTACCGGCGGGTTTGGGATAGACAGCTACTATTTTTCAGAAAAAATTGAAAAAGTGCAGCATTTGGAACTTAATCCTGAACTTCAGGAAATTGCGGAACATAATTTTGAAGTCTTAGGTGCCAAAAATGTCATTTCTGAAGCCTGTGACGCGCTGAATTTTCTAAAAAATACATCGGAAAGATTCGACTGGGTCTACATTGATCCTTCCCGAAGGGATGAGGCCGGCGGAAGAGTTTTTTTTCTATCCGATTGTTTGCCCAACGTGCCCGAAAACCTCGATATTTTGCAGGAAAAAGCCGAAAATATCCTCATCAAGACCTCTCCCCTGCTCGATTTGCAGGCAGGGCTCAACGAACTGGAAAATGTTCGGGAAATACACGTGGTCGCGGTAGATAATGATGTAAAAGAGCTGCTCTGGGTTCTAAATAAAAATGCTTCGGAAGGAATTGAGATCAAAACTGTAAATTTTCAGAAGAAGGAAAAACAGGTCTTTAACGGCATTTTTGGGGGTAATCCCCCTGAAAATTACAGCGAACCGAAAAACTTCCTTTTTGAACCCAACGCGGCAATCATGAAAAGTGGCCTTTTTGGGAGGCTTGGGAATGAACTTGGCCTGGAAAAACTTCATCCCAATAGCCAGCTTTACACCAGTGATGCCCCTGTAAATTTCCCCGGAAGGAGGTTCAAGGTCCTGCAAATATTGCCTTTCAGGAAAAAACAGCTGAAAAAGGACCTTCAGCTTAAAAAAGCGAACATCACCACCCGTAATTTCCCTGAAAGTGTGGCAGAGCTTCGGAAAATTTTAAAAATCAAAGAAGGCGGGGAATCCTACCTGTTTTTCACCACCCTGCAAAACGAAGAAAAAGTGGTGCTGCTGTGTCAAAAAAGCTGA
- a CDS encoding glycosyltransferase family 2 protein, translating to MTHPPLYQSRFDALQCCVLIPTYNNHKTLQRVIDDVHTYTRNIIVINDGSTDGTAKILKNFPFLKVVHIPVNKGKGNALKEGFKEAARLGYEYAVSMDSDGQHFPDDLQVFLNALEKRLPEDPELLVIGARKMDDPSVPDKSSIGNRFSSFWYWVETGVKLQDTQCGYRLYPLKQVNSLNLFTSRFELEIEVIVKAAWTGVRVINLPVKVLYDPNERVTHFRPWQDVARITLLNIGFVFMKLFYIAPRNFLRKLKSGKSKESKKTVSNKLPLE from the coding sequence TTGACCCATCCGCCTTTATACCAGTCCAGATTTGATGCGCTTCAGTGTTGTGTGCTCATTCCTACCTACAATAATCACAAGACCCTGCAACGGGTGATAGATGATGTGCACACCTACACCAGGAATATCATCGTGATCAATGACGGCTCTACCGATGGTACCGCTAAAATCCTAAAAAATTTCCCATTCCTCAAAGTGGTTCATATTCCGGTGAACAAAGGCAAGGGCAATGCGCTTAAAGAAGGCTTTAAGGAAGCTGCCCGCCTGGGGTACGAGTATGCTGTTTCAATGGATTCCGATGGGCAGCATTTTCCCGATGATCTCCAGGTTTTTCTCAATGCCCTTGAAAAACGCCTTCCTGAAGATCCTGAGCTGCTGGTCATTGGTGCCCGTAAGATGGACGATCCTTCTGTTCCCGATAAAAGCAGTATTGGCAACAGGTTTTCCAGTTTTTGGTATTGGGTAGAAACAGGGGTGAAGTTGCAGGATACCCAGTGCGGTTACAGGCTTTACCCGTTGAAGCAGGTAAATTCACTGAACCTTTTCACTTCCCGTTTTGAACTTGAAATTGAGGTTATTGTGAAAGCTGCATGGACAGGCGTCAGGGTGATCAACCTTCCCGTAAAAGTGCTCTATGACCCCAATGAGCGCGTGACCCATTTTAGGCCATGGCAGGACGTGGCACGAATAACCCTGCTGAATATTGGTTTCGTATTCATGAAGCTTTTTTATATTGCCCCGCGCAACTTTCTGCGGAAGTTAAAATCTGGTAAATCAAAGGAATCCAAAAAGACAGTTTCTAACAAGCTGCCGCTGGAATAA
- a CDS encoding AI-2E family transporter has product MNEKELSYGILRAIAIILGVAFLLYFLYLIQSVLVYIAIAGVISLVGRPVVLFLKNHLKLPNKVAVVIVLLLVLSSFIGLITIFIPIVVEQSKNLGQIDMDAFTRDLNELNNQINNYLGVDEINIIEGIKQTEFVRNFDLTTIPRYLNSFFGILGAGIIAVFSIIFISFFFLKDSRLMLNSILVFANRGHEDKFQRVFNKIKVLLSRYFVGLTMQITVLFILYSILLSLFEINNPIAIAFICAFLNIVPYLGPIIAGILVSLFVISSNLGADFQTIILPQLMYVMAGYLVCQLIDNFINQPLIFGASVRSHPLEIFLVILIAGLTSGILGMVVAVPFYTAIKVIAKESLSEYKIVKRLTRDL; this is encoded by the coding sequence GTGAACGAAAAAGAGCTTTCCTACGGTATACTTCGTGCCATTGCCATTATCCTGGGAGTGGCTTTTCTTCTTTATTTCCTGTACCTCATACAATCGGTGCTGGTGTACATTGCCATTGCAGGCGTGATCTCGCTGGTGGGACGCCCTGTTGTGCTGTTCCTTAAAAACCATCTCAAACTGCCCAACAAGGTCGCCGTGGTGATCGTTTTACTGCTGGTGCTGTCGAGTTTTATTGGTTTGATCACCATTTTTATTCCAATCGTGGTAGAACAGAGCAAGAACCTGGGGCAAATAGACATGGATGCCTTTACCCGTGACCTCAATGAGCTTAACAACCAGATCAACAACTATCTGGGGGTTGACGAGATCAATATTATTGAAGGAATCAAACAAACCGAATTTGTCAGGAACTTTGACCTCACCACCATTCCGCGCTACCTCAATAGTTTCTTCGGAATTTTGGGAGCCGGCATCATTGCTGTATTTTCCATCATTTTTATCTCCTTCTTTTTTCTGAAGGACAGCCGTCTCATGCTCAACAGCATCCTGGTATTTGCAAACCGGGGGCACGAAGACAAGTTTCAGAGGGTTTTCAACAAGATCAAAGTTTTGCTATCACGCTATTTCGTTGGGCTTACCATGCAAATCACAGTGCTGTTCATTTTGTACAGCATTCTGCTGTCCCTGTTCGAGATCAACAACCCCATTGCGATTGCATTTATATGTGCATTTCTGAATATCGTTCCCTACCTGGGGCCCATCATTGCCGGAATCTTAGTTTCACTATTCGTGATTTCAAGCAACCTGGGGGCCGATTTCCAAACCATCATTCTGCCACAGCTCATGTACGTAATGGCGGGTTACCTGGTTTGCCAGCTGATCGATAATTTCATCAATCAGCCGCTAATCTTTGGAGCCAGCGTGCGTTCCCATCCGCTCGAGATCTTCCTGGTGATCCTCATTGCAGGACTTACTTCCGGGATTCTTGGAATGGTGGTCGCGGTTCCATTTTACACCGCGATCAAGGTAATTGCCAAAGAATCTCTAAGCGAATACAAGATCGTAAAACGATTAACGCGGGATCTCTAA
- a CDS encoding translocation/assembly module TamB domain-containing protein, with translation MLLLFIILLIVFSIPSVQTFVARKLTDSLRESKNVDISVGRIGLTYSGKLKLQDVLILDHHQDTLIYAEKIRTAATSLKSIYNNNPVFGATMATGLSMDMKVYEGEERDNLNVFLKKLKSQKKKESSSFVLAVNRLEVVDGGFSYINENLNYPEVVKLDELNILASDLLVENSDVYVDIERLSGFENRGFRINDLSTDFSYTSEEMALEALKIETPYSQVDSDIRFDITNGFAGFINKVPVNAVFRPSTVSTNDLQPFYDKFGSDEEIHFSTVLEGTLNDFKLSDLEMTGLDRTRLEGDLEIRNPLSAKENEFSLDGALTNLSTNYYDLIHLLPGLLQGKLPEELRELGNVQLEGEIFVSENSLITQATLFSQLGTALVDLEMNGFKEPGLTAYEGQLIAKSFDVGRLANVKDLGTTSFNVTFDGRGFTTKTLNTQVQGSISRLVFKNYAYNDLKLRGTLKAPLFNGNLISRDPNLQMEFNGLADFSAATNIYDFEASVAHANLSAMNLVQRDSISVFQGDVIMNMEGTNLNNFEGEIYLLNTSYQNENDTYMFRDLNITSSFNGPVRTIEIHSPDVINGTIEGVFDVTEVPAMVENAVGSLYTNYRPNKITTNQYLNFDFDIYNKIVEVFYPEITLAPNTFIRGSVESDESDFRLAFRSPKIEAFNNLFDQVNVQVDNSNPLFNTFIEIDSVATGFYNIKDFNLINVTLNDTLYMRSEFKGGPRSNDQFNINLYHTINENNNSVVGLQRSDVKFKESVWHLNEEGNSSNRVIFSEGLKNIRIDSLVLSHENEEIRLSGQMRDSTYKDFQLEFDQVDLYKITPEINNLEMGGIVNGSLSVLQQDGAYYPNTSLTIEDLTINNQMLGVLNLDVMGNRDLSFYNVNSTLRNEGLESLSAIGEIVVEGDYPEIDLEVDLKNFDLSAFSPLGKDVISNIRGLVSGDADVTGNYKNPDIEGRLFLNNAGLSIPYLEVDYAFEEGAVVNLSEQQFNFDEINITDTRYNTTGVLDGSISHQNFSSWVLGLNISTDRLLVLDTEYDEEALYYGTGFIGGNASIYGPTSELVIDVIGATRRGTVFKIPISDSESIGDNSFIHFLSPEEKAARLAGEELEFEEVKGLELNFDLDVTNDALVELDIDGSILRGRGAGTLLIEINTLGKFNMWGDFIANTGEYIFNYGALQKRFQVRPGGSINWNGNPALADLNISAVYEAHANPAIVLDNPGISRRIPVDVVINLEGELLQPDISFDLEYPNVASAVRSELEYKIETSTNTEIQAFSLITLGQFYTENVLAGSPGSLWAGNLFESASGFFNNLLSDESGTFQVGLNYEQGVRTPEQSMADRFGVTLSTQISERVLINGQVGVPVGGVTETVIVGNLEIEFLLNEEGNLRAKIFNRENNIQYLGEELGFTQGVGLSYQVDFDTFKELLRKIVDTQLSTSGLKEEEVEGPVEEKKSLAPDYIKFPGADEF, from the coding sequence TTGCTGCTGCTTTTCATCATTTTGTTGATCGTATTTTCTATTCCCTCGGTACAGACTTTTGTTGCCCGAAAGCTAACAGATTCTTTGAGGGAATCAAAGAATGTTGATATTAGTGTTGGCCGGATTGGGCTTACCTACAGCGGGAAACTAAAATTGCAGGATGTGCTTATTCTGGACCATCACCAGGACACGCTTATTTATGCTGAAAAAATAAGAACTGCGGCAACCAGCCTTAAGAGTATTTACAACAACAATCCTGTTTTTGGAGCTACCATGGCCACGGGACTTAGCATGGACATGAAGGTGTATGAAGGGGAAGAGCGCGATAACCTGAATGTTTTCCTGAAAAAGCTTAAAAGCCAGAAAAAGAAGGAAAGCTCTTCCTTTGTGCTGGCAGTTAACCGGCTGGAAGTTGTTGACGGCGGATTTAGTTATATAAACGAGAACCTCAATTACCCGGAAGTGGTCAAACTGGATGAGCTTAATATTTTGGCAAGTGATCTCCTGGTAGAAAATTCAGATGTATATGTAGATATTGAAAGGCTTTCGGGATTCGAAAACAGGGGCTTCCGTATTAATGACCTTAGCACAGATTTCAGTTATACTTCCGAAGAAATGGCTTTGGAGGCACTAAAGATAGAAACCCCATACTCGCAGGTAGATTCCGATATTCGTTTTGATATCACCAATGGTTTTGCCGGTTTCATAAACAAGGTGCCGGTAAATGCGGTTTTCAGGCCATCTACGGTGTCTACAAACGATTTGCAGCCCTTCTATGATAAATTCGGAAGTGATGAAGAGATACATTTCTCTACCGTACTTGAAGGAACTTTAAACGATTTTAAGCTTTCAGATCTTGAAATGACGGGGCTGGACAGGACCAGGCTCGAAGGGGATCTGGAAATCAGGAATCCATTGTCGGCAAAAGAGAACGAGTTTTCTCTGGATGGGGCCCTTACCAACCTTTCAACGAATTACTACGATCTAATTCACCTTTTACCCGGGTTGCTGCAGGGAAAACTGCCTGAAGAACTCAGGGAGCTTGGCAACGTGCAGCTGGAGGGGGAGATCTTTGTTTCTGAAAATTCCCTGATCACCCAAGCCACCTTGTTTTCCCAACTGGGTACGGCACTTGTAGACCTTGAAATGAACGGCTTTAAGGAGCCGGGCTTAACTGCTTATGAAGGTCAGCTCATCGCAAAAAGCTTTGACGTGGGGCGACTGGCCAACGTCAAAGACCTGGGAACGACCTCTTTTAATGTCACTTTTGACGGGCGGGGTTTTACTACCAAAACACTTAACACACAGGTACAGGGAAGTATTTCCCGCCTGGTCTTTAAAAATTACGCCTACAATGACCTCAAGTTGCGGGGTACTTTAAAAGCTCCGCTGTTCAACGGGAACCTGATCTCACGAGACCCGAACCTTCAAATGGAATTCAACGGACTCGCAGATTTTTCGGCTGCGACAAATATCTATGATTTTGAGGCTTCTGTTGCCCATGCCAATCTTTCGGCCATGAATTTGGTGCAGCGGGACAGTATTTCGGTCTTTCAGGGAGATGTGATCATGAACATGGAGGGCACCAACCTCAATAATTTTGAAGGGGAAATTTATCTTCTGAATACTTCCTACCAAAATGAGAACGATACCTACATGTTCAGGGATCTTAATATCACTTCCAGTTTTAACGGGCCCGTGCGGACAATTGAGATCCATTCGCCCGATGTTATAAACGGAACCATAGAAGGGGTTTTTGATGTGACTGAAGTACCGGCGATGGTAGAGAACGCCGTGGGGAGCCTTTATACCAATTACCGCCCCAATAAGATCACCACAAATCAATACCTCAATTTCGATTTTGATATCTACAACAAGATCGTGGAGGTGTTTTATCCCGAAATTACGCTGGCACCCAACACTTTCATCCGCGGAAGTGTGGAATCTGATGAATCTGATTTCCGCCTGGCTTTTCGCTCTCCAAAAATTGAAGCCTTTAATAATCTTTTTGACCAGGTAAATGTGCAGGTTGACAACTCAAACCCGCTTTTTAATACTTTCATTGAGATTGACAGCGTGGCCACCGGTTTTTACAACATCAAAGATTTTAACCTCATTAACGTTACCCTGAACGACACACTTTATATGCGTTCAGAATTTAAAGGCGGGCCCAGGAGCAATGACCAGTTCAATATAAACCTGTACCACACCATTAATGAGAACAATAATTCGGTGGTTGGGCTGCAACGTTCTGATGTTAAATTCAAGGAAAGTGTATGGCACCTCAATGAAGAGGGGAACAGCTCTAACCGGGTGATTTTTTCCGAAGGTTTAAAAAATATCAGGATCGATTCCCTGGTGCTTAGCCATGAAAATGAGGAAATAAGGCTCTCGGGGCAAATGCGCGATTCTACATACAAGGATTTTCAACTCGAATTTGACCAGGTTGACCTTTATAAAATTACCCCGGAAATAAATAATCTCGAAATGGGAGGAATTGTTAATGGTTCTTTAAGCGTGCTGCAGCAGGATGGCGCTTACTACCCAAACACTTCCCTTACCATTGAAGACCTTACCATTAACAATCAAATGCTGGGCGTGCTCAATCTTGATGTGATGGGGAACAGAGACCTGAGCTTCTATAACGTCAACTCCACCCTGCGCAATGAGGGGCTGGAATCTTTATCGGCGATTGGGGAGATAGTCGTGGAGGGAGATTATCCCGAGATCGACCTGGAGGTAGATCTAAAGAACTTCGATTTATCGGCTTTTAGTCCGCTGGGGAAGGATGTGATCAGCAATATTAGGGGTTTGGTATCGGGGGATGCCGATGTAACCGGAAATTACAAAAACCCCGATATTGAGGGCAGGTTGTTTCTGAACAATGCAGGCTTATCCATACCTTACCTGGAGGTAGATTATGCTTTTGAGGAAGGTGCCGTGGTCAACCTGAGCGAGCAGCAATTCAATTTTGATGAAATAAACATTACTGATACCCGCTACAATACTACCGGCGTGCTAGACGGTAGCATTTCTCATCAGAATTTTAGCAGCTGGGTGCTGGGGCTTAATATTTCTACAGACCGGCTTCTGGTGCTCGATACCGAATACGATGAGGAAGCGCTTTATTACGGAACCGGATTTATTGGCGGAAATGCATCTATTTACGGCCCAACTTCAGAACTTGTCATTGATGTGATAGGCGCAACCCGGCGGGGAACAGTGTTCAAGATCCCAATTAGCGATTCAGAAAGCATTGGCGACAATTCTTTTATTCATTTTTTAAGCCCCGAAGAAAAAGCGGCACGCCTGGCAGGAGAGGAGCTGGAGTTTGAGGAAGTGAAAGGGCTGGAGCTCAATTTTGATCTCGATGTTACCAATGATGCGCTTGTAGAACTTGATATAGACGGAAGCATTTTGCGCGGGAGAGGTGCCGGAACCCTCTTGATCGAGATCAATACCCTCGGAAAATTCAATATGTGGGGTGACTTTATTGCGAATACGGGAGAATATATCTTTAATTACGGTGCACTTCAGAAAAGGTTCCAGGTGCGGCCGGGGGGAAGTATCAACTGGAATGGGAACCCCGCCCTGGCCGACCTCAATATTAGTGCGGTTTATGAAGCCCATGCCAATCCAGCCATTGTTCTTGATAACCCGGGGATTAGCCGAAGGATTCCCGTAGATGTGGTGATCAACCTTGAAGGGGAACTTTTGCAGCCAGATATCTCTTTTGACCTCGAATACCCGAATGTGGCTTCGGCAGTGCGTTCTGAGCTGGAATACAAGATTGAGACCAGTACAAATACCGAAATCCAGGCGTTTTCCTTAATTACACTGGGGCAGTTTTATACTGAAAATGTTTTGGCCGGAAGCCCCGGAAGCCTCTGGGCAGGAAACCTTTTTGAAAGTGCTTCGGGTTTCTTCAATAATCTGCTTTCAGATGAATCGGGCACTTTTCAGGTGGGGCTTAACTATGAACAGGGGGTGCGTACCCCTGAACAATCGATGGCCGACAGGTTTGGGGTAACCCTTTCTACCCAAATTAGTGAAAGGGTGCTTATCAACGGGCAGGTTGGGGTGCCGGTAGGCGGTGTTACAGAGACGGTAATTGTTGGGAACCTGGAAATAGAATTCCTGCTGAATGAAGAAGGCAACCTGCGGGCAAAGATCTTTAACCGCGAGAACAACATCCAGTACCTGGGAGAAGAACTGGGCTTTACGCAGGGCGTGGGGCTGTCTTACCAGGTAGATTTTGATACTTTTAAAGAATTGCTTCGGAAAATCGTAGATACGCAATTATCAACTTCGGGACTAAAAGAAGAAGAGGTGGAAGGACCGGTAGAAGAAAAGAAAAGTCTGGCGCCAGATTATATCAAATTCCCGGGAGCCGATGAATTCTAA
- the tsaD gene encoding tRNA (adenosine(37)-N6)-threonylcarbamoyltransferase complex transferase subunit TsaD — protein MTTQNIYILGIESSCDDTASAVLHNGKILSNVVATQEVHQKYGGVVPELASRAHQQNIVPVIHEALSRAGVSKEELSAVAFTRGPGLMGSLLVGTSFAKSLSLGLGIPLLDVNHMQAHILAHFIDEENYQKPNFPFLALTISGGHTQIVKVSDYFKMEVIGETLDDAVGEAFDKSAKILGLPYPGGPLVDKKAQAGNPKAFPFPKPKVDGLNFSFSGLKTSILYFIQKQLKENPKFIEENLEDICASIQHTIIGILMDKLKKAVKQTGIKEIAIAGGVSANSGIRKTLHEAQAKYGWKTYIPKFEYTTDNAAMIAIAGHYKFISEDFANMGVTAKARIKM, from the coding sequence ATGACAACACAAAATATTTACATACTCGGCATTGAATCTTCCTGTGACGACACGGCTTCGGCCGTATTGCACAACGGAAAAATACTTTCGAATGTTGTGGCAACCCAGGAAGTTCATCAAAAATACGGAGGCGTGGTGCCCGAACTTGCTTCACGGGCCCACCAGCAAAATATTGTACCGGTAATTCATGAAGCGCTTTCGCGCGCCGGGGTGAGCAAAGAAGAACTTTCGGCTGTTGCCTTTACCCGTGGTCCCGGCTTGATGGGCTCCCTCCTGGTGGGCACTTCTTTTGCAAAATCGCTGTCGCTGGGGCTGGGCATTCCGCTTCTTGACGTAAACCACATGCAGGCGCACATCCTTGCCCACTTTATTGATGAGGAAAATTACCAGAAGCCAAATTTCCCATTTCTCGCGCTGACCATTAGCGGTGGCCATACGCAAATCGTAAAAGTGAGCGATTACTTTAAAATGGAAGTAATTGGCGAAACTTTAGACGATGCCGTGGGAGAGGCTTTTGATAAAAGTGCTAAGATCCTGGGCCTGCCCTATCCCGGCGGGCCACTGGTAGACAAAAAGGCACAAGCGGGTAACCCAAAGGCTTTCCCCTTTCCCAAACCTAAAGTTGATGGGTTAAACTTCAGCTTCAGCGGATTAAAAACATCCATTCTGTATTTTATTCAGAAACAGCTGAAAGAAAATCCGAAGTTCATTGAAGAAAACCTGGAAGATATTTGTGCGTCCATTCAGCATACCATCATCGGGATCCTGATGGACAAGCTCAAAAAAGCGGTAAAACAAACCGGGATCAAGGAAATTGCCATTGCCGGCGGCGTATCGGCCAACAGCGGTATAAGAAAAACCCTGCACGAGGCCCAGGCAAAATACGGCTGGAAGACCTATATTCCGAAGTTTGAATACACCACAGATAACGCAGCGATGATCGCCATTGCGGGGCATTATAAATTTATTTCTGAAGACTTTGCAAACATGGGCGTAACTGCCAAGGCAAGAATTAAAATGTAA
- a CDS encoding 16S rRNA (uracil(1498)-N(3))-methyltransferase produces the protein MQLFFHPEVSENDKEVHFSREESKHIVKVLRKREGDRLHLTNGKGWIFETEVSLAEPNNCSARILKSEKEAPPSYHLHLAVAPTKMNDRYEWFLEKATEIGIQEITPVICDHSERKVVKHERFQRVMQSALKQSLHTRFPVLHEPVGLKEFLEKAHSGAKFIAHCEDSQPRKLLSKCLKKGISATVLIGPEGDFSEEEISLALKAGWQPVSLGNSRLRTETAAVVACHTAALINEEE, from the coding sequence ATGCAGCTATTTTTTCATCCTGAAGTATCTGAAAACGATAAAGAAGTACATTTTTCCAGGGAAGAAAGCAAACATATTGTAAAGGTGCTGCGCAAGCGCGAGGGTGACCGGCTGCACCTCACCAACGGGAAAGGCTGGATCTTTGAAACCGAAGTAAGCCTCGCCGAACCCAATAACTGCTCTGCCAGGATCTTAAAAAGCGAGAAAGAAGCCCCGCCTTCTTATCATTTGCACCTGGCCGTTGCCCCTACCAAGATGAACGACAGGTACGAGTGGTTCCTGGAAAAAGCAACAGAAATTGGTATTCAGGAGATCACCCCGGTCATTTGCGACCACAGCGAGCGAAAGGTGGTAAAGCATGAACGTTTTCAAAGGGTGATGCAGAGCGCCTTAAAACAGTCATTACACACCAGGTTTCCCGTGTTGCACGAACCTGTGGGGCTTAAAGAGTTTTTGGAGAAAGCACATTCAGGCGCGAAGTTCATAGCGCATTGCGAAGACTCCCAACCCAGGAAGTTACTATCTAAATGTCTCAAAAAGGGCATTTCGGCCACAGTTCTTATAGGGCCCGAAGGAGATTTTTCAGAAGAAGAGATATCTCTCGCCTTAAAAGCCGGGTGGCAGCCTGTAAGCCTTGGCAACAGCAGGCTGAGGACCGAAACTGCCGCAGTGGTTGCCTGCCATACCGCGGCTTTGATCAACGAAGAAGAATAA
- a CDS encoding DUF4159 domain-containing protein: MKKLLVFFLIFTTAHVLQAQQVAVLKYGGGGDWYGNPTALPNLIEFCNQHINTSIDLSPQPVEPGSTDIFQYPFVHMTGHGNVYFTPEDAQNLRDYLLGGGFLHIDDNYGMNEFIRRELKKVFPDKELEELPASHPIFSSAFNFPNGLPKIHEHDGLRPQAFGIFENDRLLCIFTFESDLGDGWEDQQVHNDAQEVRLKALQMGANIVKFAFSN, from the coding sequence ATGAAGAAACTGCTGGTATTTTTCCTGATTTTTACCACCGCCCATGTGCTGCAGGCGCAACAGGTGGCAGTGTTAAAATATGGCGGCGGGGGCGACTGGTACGGCAATCCCACAGCGCTTCCCAATCTCATTGAATTTTGTAACCAGCATATCAATACTTCCATTGATCTTTCGCCACAGCCCGTAGAACCCGGCAGTACAGATATTTTTCAGTATCCGTTTGTACACATGACCGGGCATGGCAATGTGTATTTTACTCCGGAAGATGCCCAAAACCTTCGGGATTACCTTTTAGGTGGTGGTTTTCTGCATATTGACGACAACTACGGCATGAACGAATTTATTCGCCGGGAGCTCAAAAAGGTATTTCCCGACAAAGAACTGGAAGAACTCCCGGCTTCACACCCCATATTTTCTTCTGCTTTTAACTTCCCCAACGGTTTGCCCAAGATTCACGAACACGACGGATTGCGCCCACAGGCCTTCGGAATTTTTGAAAACGACCGGCTCCTGTGCATTTTTACCTTTGAAAGTGACCTGGGCGATGGCTGGGAAGATCAACAGGTGCACAACGATGCGCAAGAAGTACGGCTTAAAGCACTTCAAATGGGCGCCAATATTGTTAAATTTGCTTTTTCAAATTAA